In the Gaiellales bacterium genome, one interval contains:
- a CDS encoding DUF892 family protein: MTTSLSDQLVKYLADAHSIEEQALAQLRSAPKFAGSDQISKLLAAHLSETEAHEEMVRSRMAELGASPSRVKDVVMAVGGKGFVLFARSQPDTPGKLATHAYSYERLEEASYAMLQHVAERIGDNVTSDLARRIGEQEHGMAERLRASFNASIAASIEGVGKSDLQDRITSYLADAHGLEGQAEALLKRAVDMVDDVAIAEAVTRHLEETRDHAARIERRLDALGASPSKIKDAALRFGGLGWSGFFGAHPDTPGKLVAFMYAFEHLEIAGYLHLRGVAERASDMDTVELAEHIMRQEETTADFLRGQFERAADLSLEAQAAEAPR; encoded by the coding sequence GTGACCACCTCGCTCAGCGATCAGCTCGTCAAGTACCTGGCAGACGCCCACTCGATCGAGGAGCAGGCGCTGGCCCAGCTCCGCTCGGCGCCGAAGTTCGCCGGCTCCGACCAGATCTCGAAGCTGCTGGCGGCGCACCTGAGCGAGACCGAGGCCCACGAGGAGATGGTGCGCAGCCGCATGGCCGAGCTGGGCGCGAGCCCCTCGCGCGTCAAGGACGTGGTGATGGCGGTCGGCGGCAAGGGCTTCGTCCTGTTCGCGCGCTCCCAGCCCGATACCCCGGGCAAGCTGGCCACCCACGCCTACTCCTACGAGCGGCTGGAGGAGGCGAGCTACGCGATGCTGCAGCACGTGGCCGAGCGCATCGGCGACAACGTCACCTCCGATCTGGCCCGCCGCATCGGCGAGCAGGAGCACGGCATGGCCGAGAGGCTGCGCGCCAGCTTCAACGCGTCGATCGCCGCGTCGATCGAGGGCGTCGGCAAGAGCGACCTGCAGGACCGGATCACCTCCTACCTCGCCGACGCGCACGGGCTCGAGGGCCAGGCCGAGGCGCTGCTGAAGCGCGCCGTCGACATGGTCGACGACGTCGCCATCGCCGAGGCGGTCACCCGCCACCTGGAGGAGACCCGCGACCACGCCGCCCGCATCGAGCGGCGGCTGGACGCGCTGGGCGCCTCGCCGTCCAAGATCAAGGACGCGGCGCTGCGCTTCGGCGGCCTCGGCTGGTCGGGCTTCTTTGGCGCCCACCCCGACACCCCGGGCAAGCTGGTCGCCTTCATGTACGCGTTCGAGCACCTCGAGATCGCCGGCTACCTGCACCTGCGCGGCGTGGCCGAGCGCGCCAGCGACATGGACACGGTCGAGCTGGCCGAGCACATCATGCGCCAGGAGGAGACCACCGCCGACTTCCTCCGCGGCCAGTTCGAGCGAGCGGCCGACCTGTCCCTGGAGGCGCAGGCGGCCGAGGCGCCGCGCTAG